The DNA region GCGCGACGGGCTCTGGTTCTTCTCCCTGGACGCGGCCCGGCTGGAGCCGGTGCTGGTCGCCCGGGCCACCTTCGCCCTGCCGTACATGTGGTCGGCGATGACGGTGGAGCGCGACGGGCCGCTCATCCGCTACCGCAGCCGCCGGCGCTGGCCGGGCCCGGCCCCGGTGACCTCGGCCGTCACCCTGGAGGTCGGCGGCCCGCTGGAGCCGGAGGAGCTGGGCGAGCTCGACCACCACCTGACCGCCCGCTGGCAGCTCTACACCACCCTGGGGCCGGTGCTGGCCCGGTCCTGCGTGGAGC from Actinomycetota bacterium includes:
- a CDS encoding DUF2071 domain-containing protein yields the protein MRRPVMYQTWSWLAFLHWPYPPAVVQRLLPASLRVHDFDGRAWVGLTPFLLGDLRTPVAPAPPWFATFPETNVRTYVVGPDGRDGLWFFSLDAARLEPVLVARATFALPYMWSAMTVERDGPLIRYRSRRRWPGPAPVTSAVTLEVGGPLEPEELGELDHHLTARWQLYTTLGPVLARSCVE